Below is a genomic region from Miscanthus floridulus cultivar M001 chromosome 1, ASM1932011v1, whole genome shotgun sequence.
CACCTCACACTGACAGTATTGTAGTAAAAAAACTACTTTTTTACTATCGATCTCTTTTCTTTGGGCAGGTCATACAAGATCTTGAATGTCCTTGAGTTCAACAGCGCGCGGAAGCGGATGTCAGTAGTAGTTAAGAATGAGGAGGGGAAACTATTTCTGTTTACTAAAGGAGCTGACAGGTATGTATCTTCAGTAATCTCTAATCTGCTGGGATGTGTTAAAATTATTCTCTCTCTGTTTAATGCCTTTCTCTTGACTTAATTCATCTCGATATATATGTGCAGTGTAATGTTTGAAAGGCTATCAGGTTCGGAGAGTGCATACAGAGAAGTGACCCAACAGCACATAAATGAATACGCTGATGCTGGTTTGCGAACACTAGTTCTCGCGTACCGTGAGCTTAAGGAGGATGAATATGCATATTTCGACAGGAAGTTCACAGCAGCTAAAAATTCTGTCAGCACTGACAGAGATGAAAAGATCGATGAGGCTGCAGATTTGGTGGAGAGGGATCTTATCCTTCTTGGTGCTACTGCTGTTGAGGACAAACTACAAAAGGGGGTGAGTGAATCTTCTTCCATTTGGTAATCTGTGGCAATCTATCTAATAACAAGTCTCTTCAGTTTGCTCATATCCTCCGTTCTCTTTTCTAGGTGCCTGAGTGCATTGACAAACTTGCTCAAGCTGGCATCAAGATATGGGTGCTAACAGGCGATAAGATGGAGACTGCCATCAATATTGGGTAGGCATCATGCCATATTGCCATCTCTTAGCTTCTGAGTTCTGACAGTTTTGGTACTGATGGAATGGAAATTCTCCTATCCTACTTGGCAAGTTTAGTGCAGGGACTTAACATATAACACTTGTTTTTCCCTTCAGATACGCCTGTAGTCTATTAAGGCAAGGGATGAAGCAAATAACAATCACTCTGGAGACAGCAGATATCATTGCGTTGGAGAAAGTCAGTGACAAGACTGCCTTAACCAAGGTAGGGGGAATAATATATAGCTCTGTTTCTTCTAAAAATTAATATATATAGCTCTGTTGACCTTATGCTATATTAATTGCAGGCATCAAAAGATAGCGTGGCACGGCAAATAAACGAGGGAAAGAAGCTTGTAAATGCATCTTCTGGTGAATCCTTCGCCTTGATCATTGATGGGAAGTCTCTTACATATGCACTGGAGGACGACACAAAGGACATGTTCCTCGATCTTGCAGTTGGTTGTGGATCAGTCATTTGCTGCCGTTCTTCACCCAAGCAGAAAGCTCTTGTAAGCTCAACTAATTAACCGGCATCTCAAATGAATCTATCTTTTAAttattctctcttttttttttgccattatTTCTAATGAACTGGTGATATGATTATGATGCAGGTGACTAGGCTTGTCAAAACCGGAACGGGTAAGGTCACATTGGCAATTGGTGATGGCGCGAACGATGTGGGCATGATTCAAGAGGCAGATATTGGTGTTGGGATCAGTGGCGCTGAAGGAATGCAGGTTTGTTGGTGCATGTGTGCTACTCTGTCTGTACTAGTTTTGTCTTGTGTCCAAAGGAACCAGCTTGCATTGTGTTGTAAAATGTAATCAGCTCCGATCGATATTGCTCTGCAGGCTGTGATGGCAAGCGATGTTTCCATCGCCCAATTCCGCTTCCTGGAGCGTCTGCTACTTGTCCATGGGCATTGGTGCTATAGCAGGATCTCATCAATGGTACTAGATGTAACACTAACACACACGCATGTCATGTTTAGCTTTAAATTGAATAATATATAGAACGCTCAGTCATCATCATATATATGTGATCCTTGTACAATGAGGAAGAAGCTGATGAACGTCTTATGATTTGTTTGGGGGACAGATTTGCTACTTCTTCTACAAGAACATCACGTTTGGTGTGACCTTGTTCCTGTACGATGCGTACACGTCGTTTTCAGGCCAGCCTTTCTACAATGACTGGGCAATGGCGTGCTTCAACGTCTTCTTCACGTCGCTGCCTGTGATCGCCATGGGCGTCTTCGACCAAGACGTTTCTGCTCGATTCTGTCTCAAGGTACTGTATATGTATGTTCCAAACACTCAGATATGCATGATGGATATGCCCGATAATCATTGACTTGATATGGCGGTGCAATGCAGTTCCCGATGCTGTACCAGGAGGGCCCTCAAAACCTTCTGTTCCAATGGCAAAGGATCATCGGATGGATGTTGAACGGCGTGGCCTGCGCTGTGATCATCTTCTTCCTGAGCACGGCGTCGCTGCAGCACCAGGCATTCCGCAGCGGCGGGGAGGTGTCCGACATGGCGACGCTGGGCGCCACCGCCTACACGTGCATCGTCTGGGCCGTCAACCTCCAGATGTACATCACGGTGAGCTACTTCACCCTGGTGCAGCACGTGTGCATCTGGCTCAGCATCGCCCTCTGGTACATCTTCCTCCCCGTGTACGGCGCCATCACGCCCAGCTTCTCGACCACCTACTACATGGTGTTCGTGGAGGCGCTGGCGGGCGCGCCGTCCTACTGGGTGGTCACCCTGCTGGTGACCGCCGCCGCCCTCATCCCCTACTTCACCTACGCCGTCGTCAAGTCGTGGTTCTTCCCGGACTACCACAACAGGATCCAGTGGCTGCGCCACAGGGAGAAGGCAAAGGCCCACCCTGACCCGGAGACCAGCGCCGACGTGGAGCTCAGCCAGGTCCTGCGCCAGTTCTCCGTGCGCTCCACCGGCGTTGGTGTGTCGGCTCGCCGTGACGCCACGGCGGTGCTTCGTCACCTCAATGTGGATTATTCACAGTCACCCACCCCCGGTGCAGGTGTCGTCGTCGTCACAACAGATCGATGAGGAAAATCATGCATTAGAGTTTACGTAGAGTACATCGATCATTGTTACACATACATACATAGATGTAATTATGTAAATACAATACAGGAGGAAGGAAAAGCATGCAGGCAGGTACGTAGTTGAAGGAGTACCTTGTAGCAGTGTAGATGACGAAGGCCAGATTTTTGAAACAAGACCAAAGTAGCTAGAAATGGTGTACATTTGGAAGGAAAGGATGCAGGGAGGGATAAAGTTAGTTTCATTCTTTAGTTTTCCCCTAGCTCGTTAATGAATTTGGGGATGATGTTTTTCCTTTAATTTGTTCTTAATAATCCTATCTACCCCAAAAAAGGATAGGAAATAAAGcctcttctctcttttttctctttggGTAACCCATTCGTGAATAATTAATGTGTGTCTTACAAATTTCACCGTTTTAGGACGTTCTGTAGTCCCTTCATGGCTTGTCTCTTGCCGAATTTTATTGTTCAGCGCAAAGGGATTATTTGCCCCTGCTTAAATGGAACTAACAATAGGGAAAAACATATATGAGACACAATCGATTTTTCTCTCAACAAGAAATGGCTTCTAGCCGGGGCAGAGCCAAGGGTTTAGAAATAGAGAGGACCATTCAAACCGACAACAACTATGAATCACGAAATACATACACAGTAAAAATATGCATAACAATCAAACAAATGTTTGCGTTACGATACAAAAGAAAGCTAAGAAACTTAAAAAGCACTGAATATTATAgagaaaaaggaaataaaattaaTTAACCATATTTAGATCTCTAACCTTCATCCGATATATCCACTGCTTAGGCTAGAAAAAGAATCAAGATAATAACAAGAATATAGGAGATAACAAAGATAATAAGAGGACAAGGGCAAAAGGGTATGTTGGAAAGTAGCGCTTCCCAGCAGGTGGTATGGAGGGAGCCTTTGCCCGATCGGATGCCCCAGGCGAAGGTAGAGAAAGAGGTAGGTGGGTCTCGGCACAATTATGGTTTCATAAATGCACTCAGCAACCTCCCAAACAAGCTTTAGCTCTCCTCCTTTATAGGACGTTATTCACTACTTTTCCCTTTTACATCTTTATCCTACAACTACTACGGTACATTCCCTGAATATCCTCTTGTTAGTGCAGGTGGCCCGGGGCAAACTGGACCTTCCCTTTTTTTACACCGCCTTGTCTCCTTGGGCCTGAATTGCCGGCCCAAAGGGAAGCCCATTCCTGGCCCGAATGTCGCCTCCGCGCCGTGAACGCTCCTGCTGTGGTGGAGCCAGCTTCCGCCTCCGCCCATGGCACTGCCTccgtgtggtagaaccacccgaaataacacgcttccggaggcgctcgtattccactagacactaagcaccccgaaagttagctacatcggacagttccgtcgagcacaccccacgggagaactcgaatcaatccacgttttacctctagaatccaataatgagtacaagcttacaatacttagtcaatttcatacaacaagagttcttgtgaattatttattacaataccaaggtttcagagtgcgataattaaacagcggaatgaaaataaacatctagcggaaacgatacaaggatccatctgtgcccaccagaagaatcctccacataagagctactcctcaagctacacctataatagggtaaaataaaccctgagtacacaatatactcagcaagacttacccgactagtgagaatagtttcccgactccaaggggtatgataggcaatatgggtttgttgttttctttttatttacgaaaagcattactagaagtacgtccttaagatcaagtttaattagcagtcatgattacttcattagctaacccttctaagtaagcacatgttttactttcaagcaagggttgagcaatcagaactaatTTACCATCTtccatattccagttcttactacggtgctagaccatagccaagtcgtaccatctcacagaaacggcgatttgcgaaccaatgtatcccagctgggtaccccgaaacacacgtcccgtttgtacccctaggcacaaacaagaccaacccattccactcatgTCACGAGGTCCAGGTCTTCATCCAAAGTTGGACTCCAAACCCCCACTCTTGAGACCTAGTCTCTAtatagtgcttagacctccacctttccccgcctccaatcagtcggtccggaaagagtcggaacccactGACAACATCGTAAcgagtcttcccgctcccatatgcaagtatgtgctcaggataataagtctgtgacctgactactatctgtaacggacggtcctcaatacacactggacagggaaaacagtgtaaccaagctaagccccgtggccgtgagacacaactcgtcacacccaccaatactcataccatatctctgcccggtctctattttctttcatcatttttatcatgagagtaattataataatcatctattgtgagtaacggtaggttactcacgctaccaaaaatctAAGCAAGCAGCTACTtgaacctatactagtaggacttataggtagatatatctatgcatgtggttttcataaaatttctgtacgtaaatgcacataacatgtatatacagtgattataaaaaataaggggttatgtaCCAGGGATTGCCTTGGAtaggcgtggtgtcagctgagtcagttagtggcggctctgggacctcctcctgacaagaatctcctcctcgtactccccGATGATCTCCTCGACCTCATGATCGCCGATAGTCACGATCTCCgctaactcgttctctacatgcatacgatgatgatgcaacacttagcatttaggcaacagcaactcttaaaataaggatACGCATACTaggctactaagctagctctaatgactaaggtaccaagctaactatcatcttcatcaagcaaagtgttgggttcaactaataaACACCTAACTttataaattaaggatatatctttatttctactaatgatttaatgtatattgaaacaaagagcatttaactaccctaatgcttggtctattctaaggctacaaaaactacagtaagcacataataatacaatgaagctactataaaaattttaggattcaagctatcactaatttaccactaaaaattcctataatatttACCCTACGAATATTAAGTAATTTCAAATGATTTGATAGGCCTTAGCATcaacatagatatgtatgaaCTAGCTACTACTATCAGGTAGAcaatgattttagaaacctaacaaaattagtttcataatttttggacatctacatgaatttatattaaatatacaaGTTTAGCTCAGAAAATAATTAGAAAAGCAATAACTAATTCatttagaaaaaaagaaaagacgaTTTCACTGCACGGCCCGCGCGACGCGGCCTATGCACGCGAGGCGGCCCATGGCGGGGAAGCCCGCGGCACGCTGGCGCTTTTGCAGAAACGCCCCCGCGCTATCCTCTATTAACACGATGACTATGCGCACTATTTCTACAGACATCGTTTATGCAAGAAGGCCCTCAGTATTAACTCGTCTTCGCATCGGAGAGGTCCCTGATGCCTCCACGCTTGCCGCCGCGGCATTGGCCGACACTGTGCCACTACGCCGGTGAACTGGGGACCCCCCCCCACTCACCCACTTGCTAGATTTCGACCCTATTGTCACTTGACGCCATTTGCATCACCATAAATTGTGTTGTAATATGGGTATGTTTTGCAATATTTGTCCAAAAAGGTGACAATAGGGGGATTGTGTTGCCACAAAAATAGTGCATTGCAATTTTTACATTCTGCGTTGCAAGAGGTGAGACCTATAGCAACCCTTTTTCGAAAAGTGTTGCTATTGGTTAATAATATTGCCATGATGACATTTAGTTGCATTAGTATTGATTGGCGTTGCAACTGTCTGGTGCTCTTGCAACCAAATAGAACAGTGTTGTTATTGCTTGAAATTATTGCCATAGTGTTGTTGGGTTATAATATTTCTCACGACCATTGCAATAGGTAGACCGTGTATTACAACTAAATTTCTAAGATGATGTAATAGTATGTTGCTATTCTCACATTTTTGTGGGTTGTAATATTTCTCACGACCATTGCAATAGGTAGCTGTTTGTTGCAACTAAATTTCTAAGGCGATGTAATAGTTTATTTCTATTGCCACAGTTTTTGTTGGTTGTAATATTTCTCACGACCATTGCAATAGGTAGTTGTTTATTGCAACTAAATACCTAAAGCGATGCAATAGTATATTGCTATTGCCACATGTGTGTTTGATTGCTATAGAATAGCATGTGTTGTTGCAATATGGTTTGGTGGGCCATTGGGTGTGAAGGGCTAGGAAAACAGCATCGACCGCCAACAAGAACAGGAGACACTGGTGCCCTAGAGATCGAGAAACGATGCCTCCACACCATTGATCATTAGGACATAAACACCGCAATGCTCAACACACGCCATATTCATTGACAATGCTTGCACCCTGATTCATCTTGCCTTTGGTAAAGTCCTAACGATCTTGTGATTACATACTCTCCATGCTGCAAACTTATGCAATTATAATTTAATTCATGTTATTAACATACTAGGGTATTCTAGTTCTCAGCCTAATAAATGCTTGCTTAAATATACTAGTACGTATTTAGTCAAAAAAATTAGGGTAAACATAATCACGAAATATACATTAGTTCACACTAGCTACCAGGTCATACATACAAATATATCGTGGTTCGGGACATAGCCACAAACTAACACTAGTTCATACAAACCAGCTACCAACACATATAGTGCTTTCATGCCAACTACCAggtcatatatatacacatatacatcATGATTCATACAAGCAACGAACTAATTACCAGCCACTACAAACGATAACAACAAAATCTACCCCGATCATCACACTTTGTTGTGAAAGGCGCCCTTCTTGGTGTTGCACTTCATCGCTTCAGCTACATCCTAGTCATCCATGATTGTGTTGTACAGCTTGGTGAACCTTCTACAAATATCATAGGTTCACATAAATCTAGATTTGTACGTTAGAATGGACAAACACATTATCATATTATCCAAATTAAGACAGCAAGCAATACCAGTAAGCATGCTTTTAAGTCTCTGTGAATCACAATATTAGGTTCATTATGAAGATGTCATTCAACTGCAGAAAGTAACACAAGAATCAATTATCACAGATAAATTACTAGGGATGAATGATAGCAGTATGCTAGAGTGAGCTAGAAATAAAGGGAGACAATACATCACAATGATACGGTATTTCCTGGTATAACTACAATATATACTATTAGAATGCCCCATCTCATGCTACAATTCAAATAGATCCAAAAGTTGACAATAGTCAATagttgtcggtgcgggacccatgagataccccgcaaggaagggagaagatctagtctaattatgattcttcccatgtaatcctagtagtagcattattctgtaatcctactaggaacacttattgtaaaccgactaggattctgacctcctgactatataaaggagggaagggttcctagagacgggaggaagagaacaattgtacaacacaatactttacaatcaatccaacgcaaaggctaacgtcgactggacatagggctattacttgatcacgatcgagggcccgaaccaggataaatcgactgtctcttaggTTTACagttgagttctgcatacgctgaagcccgaacaaactgtcccgggtacccccgtggtaggctatcggtggtgaaacatcgacagctgagatgaaaagaataatctcatcAGGActtggagcagggacccgatgctcgcctagagctctccaatcagcaaatTCCTTGCTCTGGAGCAGACCATCACTCACGAGCTCGCGCAACTAGTCCTTAGTCATAGTCGGAGCCAGccagaccttctgagcagccctcatggccatgaattcttgattttcaatgatGGAGATCGATGCTTCCTCATTGACAAAGGTCGCCTAGGACTTACTCGCcaacttcttcctacccatatactagcaaaagcaatggggcactaagaatcgAGAAGGCTCAGACGGCAGCACTCAGATGACGGCGACAATGGCGGCGGCggaagtttgaagactagggtttcaaaggAAAATTAAGGAAGTAAGGAAGATGAAGAGGAAAGacccttaaatagattttacaccagtaaaaacatGGCCCACCAGGTCCGCTTTTAACACGGCATGgagacgcaacggtccatttactgacacagctaaaatgacggacgacACAAATTCACAcaatggtacagttcaacgggcagatttcagacttatccatccagcaccacggcggagttatcacattactacaaaaagaactcatcagccatgaagcaacgaagggttacctcacaagggaCGCAATAAcccggtccttatagaaagaacttaggaatctcataaacaaccaggacatcagcagaataaagaatgacagctcagaagacaagattatttccattataaatggtttcaaaaaaatagaagattacacatcttacaagacccaacgaactcggtactacgacaagcaaagtagcaaagaggaactcggacacggctaggctctggaacgactacgtgttccaaattgctactcggtaggacAAACCGCCCTTGGCTAcaatgttttcttcaaaggacggacgcagtgcatccaaggcgaaaATCAGTAGCACGGCGGGataacatggagcagagaaggccggcaggcatctgtctacccaagtccgatgtgatgctggatatggtgttgatctgcaccggacagtctcagggcaggcgtcgaggatcaacccagaactgccagatgaaggatcgcatcccacatcacaagactccctccaactaccgccacgtattTCCAAGTAtaatgctgctgcgggattagcctacctctaatccctatcac
It encodes:
- the LOC136508170 gene encoding LOW QUALITY PROTEIN: putative phospholipid-transporting ATPase 9 (The sequence of the model RefSeq protein was modified relative to this genomic sequence to represent the inferred CDS: deleted 2 bases in 2 codons), whose protein sequence is MAGEDDGNTTNGRRRRRTRRSAVRLSKLYSYACGRRPSVADDHSVSRIGGPGFSRVVMVNAAAGEPPAAADLLQHQQQITATTNSISTTKYNLFTFLPKSLFEQFRRVANIYFLLSAGIAYSPLAAYSSSSAIAPLVIVLVATMIKEAIEDWRRNQQDTEVNNRTTQVFQQGGDGDGWDGDAAWSFRDAKWKDIRVGDIVKVHKDEFFPADLVLLSSSYEDAICYVETMNLDGETNLKLKQSLEVTSTTLPDDDSFRSFAGAVVRCEDPNAHLYTFVGNIEIDGQQHPLSPQQLLLRDSKLRNTDFVYGVVVFTGHDTKVMQNSMKVPSKRSNVEKKMDRVMYLLLFSLIVISVVSSVFFGIATGDDLQDGRMKRWYLRPDDTEIYYDPNRPAVAALLHFFTAIMLYGYFIPISLYISIEIVKLLQALFINNDIHMYHRETDTPAHARTSNLNEELGQVDTILTDKTGTLTSNSMEFIKCSIAGTAYGRGITEVERAMARRKGAPVIPNPDNMDKGNNSGIQQQQHILSSSDSEGNNDKPAVKGFNFVDERVMGGNWVNQPRSDVIEMFFRLLAVCHTCIPEVDQESGKISYEAESPDEAAFVVAARELGFTFYKRTQTGVSLRELDPSSGKQVDRSYKILNVLEFNSARKRMSVVVKNEEGKLFLFTKGADSVMFERLSGSESAYREVTQQHINEYADAGLRTLVLAYRELKEDEYAYFDRKFTAAKNSVSTDRDEKIDEAADLVERDLILLGATAVEDKLQKGVPECIDKLAQAGIKIWVLTGDKMETAINIGYACSLLRQGMKQITITLETADIIALEKVSDKTALTKASKDSVARQINEGKKLVNASSGESFALIIDGKSLTYALEDDTKDMFLDLAVGCGSVICCRSSPKQKALVTRLVKTGTGKVTLAIGDGANDVGMIQEADIGVGISGAEGMQAVMASDVSIAQFRFLERLLLVHGHWCYSRISSMICYFFYKNITFGVTLFLYDAYTSFSGQPFYNDWAMACFNVFFTSLPVIAMGVFDQDVSARFCLKFPMLYQEGPQNLLFQWQRIIGWMLNGVACAVIIFFLSTASLQHQAFRSGGEVSDMATLGATAYTCIVWAVNLQMYITVSYFTLVQHVCIWLSIALWYIFLPVYGAITPSFSTTYYMVFVEALAGAPSYWVVTLLVTAAALIPYFTYAVVKSWFFPDYHNRIQWLRHREKAKAHPDPETSADVELSQVLRQFSVRSTGVGVSARRDATAVLRHLNVDYSQSPTPGAGVVVVTTDR